Proteins from a single region of Streptomyces glaucescens:
- a CDS encoding glycosyltransferase — protein MTATAGSLTAAPDAGGPGSLDIALVSEHASPLATLGGVDAGGQNVHVAALAGALADRGHRVTVHTRRDGRELPDRVPLRDGVEVHHVPAGPPEPLPKDELLPHMDEFGRQLVRVWRSRPPDLVHSHFWMSGLAALHAVRALDLPLLHTYHALGTVKRRHQQLADTSPPQRVALETEVGLGCDRVIATCRDEVAELARMGVRSDKVSVVPCGVDTELFTPQGPAAPRGPYPYRLLQLGRLVPRKGAAVSIAALALLPDTELVVAGGPPAHRLDDDPEVRRLREIARRAGVADRVRFTGGVPSRQVPALLRGSDVVLCPADYEPFGIVPLEAMACGVPVVASAVGGQLDTVADPGTGRLVPPRDPRALARAVADLLGRPATRTACGAAGRRRVLRRYTWARVAAETEAAYCAVLEAATAVTEVV, from the coding sequence ATGACGGCAACGGCCGGTTCCCTGACCGCCGCACCGGACGCCGGGGGCCCCGGCTCCCTCGACATCGCGCTGGTCTCCGAGCACGCCAGCCCGCTCGCCACGCTCGGCGGGGTGGACGCCGGCGGGCAGAACGTGCACGTCGCCGCGCTCGCGGGGGCACTCGCCGACCGCGGGCACCGGGTGACCGTGCACACCCGCCGGGACGGCCGGGAGCTGCCCGACCGGGTGCCGCTGCGGGACGGCGTCGAGGTGCACCACGTGCCCGCCGGGCCGCCCGAGCCGCTGCCCAAGGACGAACTCCTCCCCCACATGGATGAGTTCGGCCGGCAGCTCGTCCGGGTCTGGCGGTCCCGGCCGCCCGACCTGGTCCACTCCCACTTCTGGATGTCCGGCCTCGCCGCGCTGCACGCCGTGCGCGCCCTCGACCTGCCGCTGCTGCACACCTATCACGCGCTCGGCACGGTCAAGCGCCGCCACCAGCAGCTCGCCGACACCAGCCCGCCGCAGCGCGTCGCGCTGGAGACCGAGGTGGGCCTGGGCTGCGACCGGGTGATCGCCACCTGCCGGGACGAGGTCGCCGAACTGGCCCGGATGGGCGTGCGCTCCGACAAGGTGAGCGTGGTCCCCTGCGGGGTCGACACCGAGCTGTTCACCCCGCAGGGCCCGGCCGCCCCGCGCGGCCCGTACCCCTACCGGCTGCTCCAGCTCGGGCGGCTGGTGCCGCGCAAGGGCGCCGCGGTGTCCATCGCCGCACTGGCGCTGCTGCCCGACACCGAACTCGTCGTGGCCGGCGGCCCGCCCGCACACCGGCTCGACGACGACCCGGAGGTACGGCGGCTGCGGGAGATCGCCCGCCGGGCCGGGGTCGCCGACCGGGTCCGGTTCACCGGCGGAGTGCCCAGCCGGCAGGTTCCGGCCCTGCTGCGCGGCTCCGACGTGGTGCTGTGCCCGGCGGACTACGAGCCGTTCGGCATCGTGCCGCTGGAGGCGATGGCCTGCGGCGTCCCCGTGGTGGCCAGCGCGGTCGGCGGCCAGCTCGACACCGTCGCCGACCCCGGCACCGGCCGCCTGGTGCCGCCGCGCGACCCGCGGGCGCTGGCCCGGGCGGTCGCCGATCTCCTCGGCCGCCCGGCGACCCGGACGGCGTGCGGCGCGGCCGGCCGCCGCCGGGTGCTGCGCCGCTACACCTGGGCCAGGGTCGCCGCCGAGACCGAGGCGGCGTACTGCGCCGTCCTGGAGGCCGCGACGGCCGTGACGGAGGTGGTCTGA
- a CDS encoding SIS domain-containing protein gives MSESPALAAARLHCRSLEQALVRLRTDGLGRLTDWGGRLAAVLPAGGRLLAAGNGGSAAQAQHLTAELVGRYRQERPAFSAISLHAETSSLTAIGNDYGFDQVYARQVAAHGRPGDVLVLLSTSGRSANLIGAAVAGRRAGLRVWALTGPAPNPLAEAAHEALCVDADSTATVQEAHLVAVHLLCAGFDAALGTEAAVRERATVTGRVS, from the coding sequence ATGAGCGAATCCCCCGCACTCGCCGCCGCCCGCCTGCACTGCCGGTCCCTCGAGCAGGCCCTCGTCCGGCTGCGCACCGACGGCCTCGGCCGGCTCACCGACTGGGGCGGCCGGCTCGCCGCCGTCCTGCCCGCCGGCGGCCGGCTGCTCGCCGCGGGCAACGGCGGCAGCGCCGCCCAGGCCCAGCACCTGACCGCCGAACTGGTCGGCCGCTACCGGCAGGAGCGGCCCGCGTTCTCCGCGATCTCCCTGCACGCGGAGACCTCCAGCCTCACCGCCATCGGCAACGACTACGGCTTCGACCAGGTCTACGCCCGGCAGGTCGCCGCCCACGGCCGCCCCGGTGACGTGCTGGTGCTGCTGTCCACCTCCGGCCGCAGCGCCAACCTGATCGGCGCCGCCGTCGCGGGCCGCCGCGCCGGCCTGCGGGTCTGGGCCCTGACCGGGCCCGCCCCGAACCCGCTGGCCGAGGCCGCGCACGAGGCACTGTGCGTCGACGCGGACTCCACGGCCACCGTGCAGGAGGCCCATCTGGTCGCCGTGCACCTGCTTTGCGCGGGCTTCGACGCGGCGCTCGGCACCGAGGCCGCCGTCCGGGAGCGGGCCACCGTCACCGGGAGGGTGTCGTGA
- the rfaE2 gene encoding D-glycero-beta-D-manno-heptose 1-phosphate adenylyltransferase, with protein sequence MTGPRRLVVVGDVLLDEDVEGVATRLAPDAPAPVVDVTDDRRHPGGAGLAAALAARGGREVVLVTALGDDAASEAVRRQLRGRVRLVEIPLRGSLPVKTRVLAGGRPLVRIDRGGGEPGQPEPGEPDEAVRKALAEAHAVLVADYGRHTARAVRRHLEAVVPRTPLVWDPHPKGDPPVPGARLVTPNAAEARGLCPGEGESLRAYAERGSWLADRWQAAGVAVTLGERGVLLTRPAGGTPMLVPAPYRAGGDPCGAGDCFAATAAAALADGALPEEALQRAVAEAAAFVAAGGAGNPALWRTEPDPPSRQAPATDPFAVAERVRARGGTVVATGGCFDLLHAGHVGLLESARRIGDCLIVCLNSDASVARLKGPGRPINPVADRARVLQALGSVDAVAVFDEATPQELLSRLRPDVWVKGGDYSVQELPEAETLRAWGGQAVVLPYLDGRSTTMLARRAARAAVPLKPGGPAA encoded by the coding sequence GTGACGGGGCCGCGACGGCTGGTGGTCGTGGGGGACGTGCTGCTCGACGAGGACGTCGAGGGCGTCGCCACCCGGCTGGCCCCGGACGCGCCCGCGCCCGTCGTGGACGTCACCGACGACCGGCGCCACCCCGGCGGGGCCGGCCTGGCCGCCGCGCTGGCCGCCCGCGGCGGGCGGGAGGTCGTCCTGGTGACCGCGCTCGGCGACGACGCCGCCAGCGAGGCCGTACGGCGGCAGCTGCGCGGCCGGGTGCGGCTGGTCGAGATTCCGCTGCGCGGCAGCCTCCCCGTGAAGACCCGGGTGCTGGCCGGCGGCCGGCCGCTGGTCCGCATCGACCGGGGCGGCGGCGAACCGGGACAGCCCGAACCCGGGGAGCCCGACGAGGCGGTGCGCAAGGCGCTGGCCGAGGCGCACGCCGTGCTGGTGGCCGACTACGGGCGGCACACCGCGCGGGCCGTACGGCGGCATCTGGAGGCGGTCGTCCCGCGCACCCCGCTGGTGTGGGACCCGCACCCGAAGGGCGACCCGCCGGTGCCCGGGGCCCGGCTCGTCACACCGAACGCGGCCGAGGCGCGCGGCCTGTGCCCCGGCGAGGGCGAGTCGCTGCGCGCGTACGCCGAGCGCGGGTCGTGGCTCGCGGACCGCTGGCAGGCGGCCGGGGTCGCGGTGACGCTCGGCGAGCGCGGGGTGCTGCTGACCCGCCCGGCCGGGGGAACCCCGATGCTGGTCCCGGCCCCGTACCGGGCCGGCGGTGATCCGTGCGGCGCGGGTGACTGCTTCGCCGCGACGGCAGCCGCGGCGCTCGCCGACGGGGCGCTGCCCGAGGAGGCGCTGCAGCGGGCGGTCGCCGAGGCCGCCGCGTTCGTGGCGGCGGGCGGCGCCGGCAACCCGGCGCTGTGGCGCACCGAACCCGACCCGCCCTCCCGGCAGGCCCCCGCCACGGACCCGTTCGCCGTGGCCGAGCGGGTCCGGGCGCGCGGCGGCACCGTCGTGGCCACCGGCGGCTGCTTCGACCTGCTGCACGCCGGGCACGTCGGGCTGCTGGAGAGCGCCCGGCGGATCGGCGACTGCCTCATCGTGTGCCTCAACTCGGACGCCTCCGTGGCCCGTCTGAAGGGCCCCGGCCGTCCGATCAACCCGGTGGCGGACCGGGCGAGGGTCCTCCAGGCGCTCGGCAGCGTCGACGCCGTCGCGGTGTTCGACGAGGCCACCCCGCAGGAGCTGCTGTCCCGGCTGCGGCCCGACGTGTGGGTGAAGGGCGGCGACTACTCCGTGCAGGAGCTGCCCGAGGCGGAGACGCTGCGCGCGTGGGGCGGGCAGGCGGTGGTCCTGCCGTACCTGGACGGCCGCTCGACGACGATGCTGGCCCGGCGGGCCGCGCGGGCCGCCGTCCCGCTGAAGCCCGGCGGGCCGGCGGCGTGA
- a CDS encoding glycosyltransferase family 9 protein, which translates to MSREPRTARPSALVLRALGLGDLLTAVPALKALRRHLPGHELVLAAPGRLAGAVAATGVVDRLLPAEAPGRAVPAALAWPGERPDLAVDLHGNGPPSRLLLQRLRPRRLFAYAHPSAPGASGPVWREDEHERERWCRLLTWYGVPADPADLSVPAPATPSPAPGAVVVHPGADAAARRWPQERFAAVARDLRAAGHRVVVTAGAGEDALAGQVAERAGLPAGSVLGGTADVPFDRLAALVAGARCVVVGDTGLAHLATALGTPSVVLFGPVAPRLWGPPPGPRHRVLWHPSADPSARPGDAHGRTPDERLLRITVEEVLTAVYDLMGPAPRPAGPAPAGRPPAGAPAAR; encoded by the coding sequence GTGAGCCGGGAGCCCCGCACGGCCCGGCCGAGCGCACTGGTGCTGCGCGCGCTCGGCCTCGGCGACCTGCTGACCGCGGTCCCCGCCCTCAAGGCGCTCCGCCGCCACCTGCCCGGTCACGAACTCGTGCTGGCCGCCCCCGGGCGGCTGGCCGGCGCGGTCGCGGCGACCGGTGTGGTGGACCGGCTGCTGCCCGCCGAGGCGCCGGGCCGGGCCGTACCCGCCGCCCTCGCGTGGCCGGGTGAGCGCCCGGACCTCGCCGTGGACCTGCACGGCAACGGCCCGCCGAGCCGTCTGCTGCTCCAGCGGCTGCGCCCGCGCCGGCTGTTCGCCTACGCGCACCCCTCCGCGCCCGGCGCCTCGGGCCCGGTGTGGCGGGAGGACGAGCACGAACGGGAGCGCTGGTGCCGGCTGCTCACCTGGTACGGCGTCCCCGCCGACCCCGCCGACCTGTCGGTCCCGGCGCCCGCCACGCCCTCCCCCGCGCCCGGCGCGGTCGTGGTCCACCCGGGCGCGGACGCCGCCGCCCGCCGCTGGCCGCAGGAGCGCTTCGCGGCCGTCGCCCGGGACCTGCGCGCGGCCGGTCACCGGGTGGTGGTGACCGCGGGCGCGGGTGAGGACGCCCTGGCCGGGCAGGTGGCGGAGCGGGCCGGGCTGCCCGCCGGGTCCGTGCTGGGCGGCACCGCCGACGTCCCGTTCGACCGGCTGGCGGCACTCGTCGCGGGCGCCCGCTGCGTGGTGGTCGGCGACACGGGCCTGGCCCATCTTGCCACGGCCCTGGGCACCCCGTCCGTCGTCCTGTTCGGCCCGGTCGCCCCCCGCCTGTGGGGTCCCCCGCCCGGCCCCCGCCACCGCGTCCTGTGGCACCCCAGCGCCGACCCGTCCGCCCGTCCCGGCGACGCCCACGGCCGGACCCCGGACGAGCGGTTGCTGCGGATCACGGTGGAGGAGGTGCTGACGGCGGTGTACGACCTCATGGGCCCCGCCCCCCGGCCGGCCGGACCCGCTCCCGCCGGCCGTCCGCCGGCGGGAGCCCCGGCCGCCCGCTGA
- a CDS encoding hemerythrin domain-containing protein, translating into MGHGGNVIDELVTDHREVETLFGRIEALPSGDKDRKVYADQVVMELVRHSVAEEAHLYPAVREHVPNGDALADKELEDHAKAEQIMKDLEGCDAGDPEFDRLMGMLMMEIRSHVADEEENLFPLLRQSCPAEALDELGEKVRTAKKMAPTRPHPAAPDKPPANKMLAPGMGLVDRMRDALSGRGKKD; encoded by the coding sequence ATGGGACACGGAGGAAACGTCATCGACGAGCTGGTGACGGATCACCGGGAGGTCGAGACGCTGTTCGGGCGGATCGAGGCCCTGCCGTCGGGTGACAAGGACCGCAAGGTCTACGCGGACCAGGTCGTCATGGAGCTGGTGCGTCACTCGGTCGCCGAGGAGGCCCATCTGTACCCGGCCGTGCGCGAGCACGTGCCGAACGGGGACGCGCTGGCCGACAAGGAGCTGGAGGACCACGCCAAGGCCGAGCAGATCATGAAGGATCTGGAGGGCTGCGACGCCGGGGACCCCGAGTTCGACCGCCTCATGGGCATGCTCATGATGGAGATCCGCTCGCACGTGGCGGACGAGGAGGAGAACCTCTTCCCCCTGCTCCGCCAGTCGTGTCCGGCCGAGGCCCTGGACGAGCTGGGCGAGAAGGTGCGCACGGCGAAGAAGATGGCGCCGACCCGGCCGCACCCGGCCGCCCCGGACAAGCCCCCGGCCAACAAGATGCTCGCGCCCGGCATGGGACTCGTCGACCGGATGCGCGACGCCCTGAGCGGCCGGGGGAAGAAGGACTGA
- a CDS encoding glycosyltransferase family 2 protein — protein sequence MTDDATGPDGRTTVVVITRDRRPELLRTLRTLRDLPERPPVIVTDNGSRDGTAEAVARDHPEVLLLRPGRNLGAIGRNLAVRHTRTPYVAFCDDDTWWEPGSLRRAADVLDAHPAVAAVTARIVVEPSGAEDPVVAELRDSPLTGPDWLPGPALGSFLAAATVMRADAFRSVGGFHPGLWLGGEEELLATDLLRRGHWLCYVPEITIHHAASPVRDSTHRRVLGLRNTLWFTWLRRPLPSALRRTWYLLRTVPHDRASARAFAHAAAGLPWVLRQRDPVPPELEARLALLEEAQRRSPARRYVG from the coding sequence ATGACCGACGACGCGACCGGGCCCGACGGCCGTACCACCGTGGTGGTGATCACCCGCGACCGCCGGCCGGAACTGCTGCGCACCCTGCGCACGCTGCGCGACCTGCCGGAACGGCCCCCGGTGATCGTCACCGACAACGGCTCCCGCGACGGCACCGCCGAGGCCGTCGCCCGCGACCACCCGGAGGTGCTGCTGCTGCGGCCCGGACGCAACCTGGGTGCCATCGGCCGCAACCTCGCGGTGCGGCACACGCGCACCCCGTACGTGGCCTTCTGCGACGACGACACCTGGTGGGAGCCCGGCTCCCTGCGCCGCGCGGCGGACGTGCTCGACGCGCACCCGGCGGTCGCCGCGGTGACCGCCCGGATCGTGGTCGAGCCGTCCGGGGCGGAGGACCCCGTCGTCGCCGAACTGCGCGACTCGCCCCTGACCGGTCCCGACTGGCTGCCCGGCCCGGCCCTCGGCTCGTTCCTGGCCGCCGCCACCGTGATGCGTGCCGACGCCTTCCGGTCCGTCGGCGGCTTCCACCCCGGGCTGTGGCTCGGCGGCGAGGAGGAACTGCTCGCCACCGACCTGCTGCGGCGCGGGCACTGGCTCTGCTACGTCCCCGAGATCACCATCCATCACGCCGCCTCCCCGGTCCGCGACAGCACCCACCGGCGCGTGCTCGGCCTGCGGAACACCCTGTGGTTCACCTGGCTGCGCCGTCCCCTGCCGTCGGCGCTGCGCCGCACCTGGTACCTGCTGCGCACGGTGCCGCACGACCGGGCCTCGGCGCGTGCCTTCGCCCACGCGGCGGCCGGCCTGCCCTGGGTGCTGCGCCAGCGCGACCCCGTCCCGCCCGAACTGGAGGCCCGGCTGGCCCTGCTGGAGGAGGCGCAGCGGAGGTCGCCCGCGCGCCGGTACGTCGGCTGA
- a CDS encoding glycosyltransferase family 2 protein: protein MSDPVHQQAPTPAVPARAPAAGRITVAVITRNRRASVLRTLDRLAELPERPPVIVVDNDSADATADAVLDHPAGARVLSPGRNTGALGRNLAVRHATTPYVAFSDDDSWWAPGALAAAADTFDAHPRLGLLAARTLVGPDAAEDPLNRVLAASPLPPDPGLPGTPVLGFLACASVVRRRAFLDAGGFHPVLFFGGEETLLAYDVAARGWGVAYVPSVTALHHPDPGGRPGRSAAQRRNEVLTAWLRRPVPVALRSTARLVGEAVRREPAAGAALRGAVARFPAALRHRAPLPDRVERAARLLDRRQP from the coding sequence GTGAGCGACCCCGTGCACCAGCAGGCCCCGACCCCCGCCGTCCCGGCCCGCGCGCCCGCGGCCGGGCGGATCACCGTCGCCGTGATCACCCGCAACCGCCGCGCGAGCGTGCTGCGGACCCTGGACCGGCTGGCCGAACTGCCCGAACGTCCCCCCGTCATCGTCGTGGACAACGACTCCGCCGACGCCACCGCCGACGCGGTCCTGGACCACCCGGCGGGCGCCCGCGTGCTGAGCCCCGGGCGCAACACCGGGGCCCTCGGCCGCAACCTCGCCGTCCGGCACGCCACCACCCCCTACGTCGCCTTCAGCGACGACGACTCCTGGTGGGCCCCCGGCGCGCTGGCCGCCGCCGCCGACACCTTCGACGCCCACCCCCGCCTGGGTCTCCTCGCCGCGCGCACCCTCGTCGGCCCGGACGCCGCCGAGGATCCGCTGAACCGCGTCCTGGCCGCCTCCCCGCTGCCCCCCGACCCCGGGCTGCCCGGCACCCCCGTGCTCGGCTTCCTCGCCTGCGCGTCCGTGGTGCGGCGCCGTGCCTTCCTCGACGCCGGGGGCTTCCACCCGGTGCTGTTCTTCGGCGGCGAGGAGACCCTGCTCGCCTACGACGTCGCCGCGCGCGGCTGGGGCGTGGCCTACGTGCCCTCGGTGACCGCCCTGCACCACCCCGACCCCGGCGGACGGCCCGGCCGCTCCGCCGCCCAGCGGCGCAACGAGGTGCTCACCGCCTGGCTGCGCCGCCCCGTCCCCGTCGCCCTGCGCAGCACGGCTCGACTGGTCGGCGAGGCCGTACGCCGCGAACCGGCCGCCGGGGCCGCCCTGCGCGGCGCCGTCGCCCGGTTCCCCGCCGCCCTCAGACACCGCGCGCCGCTGCCCGACCGGGTGGAACGGGCGGCCCGACTGCTGGACCGGAGGCAGCCATGA
- a CDS encoding NAD-dependent epimerase/dehydratase family protein: MTPMAFSAIPLPMSRPRWKRALVTGGAGFLGSHLCERLVDAGIEVDCVDDLSSGDAGNIRHLAGRPGFRFLRQDVSAPGRPEALPGPYDLVLHFAGPASPADCLDRRLAALDAAGPGTRNALAVAERDGARFLLGSTCHVYGDPATHPLREDCWGHVDPVGPRSAHAEGKRFAEALTTAGATAHGTDAGIVRVFDTYGPRMRADGRQALPTFIRQALAGAPVTIEGDGSQTRVLGYVDDIVEGVLRVAASRAVRPVNIGGDDEATVEEIARRVIRLTGSPSRLVYRPGRAHDPARRRPDTTFAREVYGWSPAIPWEEGFKRTIAHFAERAGPGARQQEWL; this comes from the coding sequence ATGACGCCGATGGCGTTCTCCGCGATACCGCTGCCGATGTCACGGCCGCGCTGGAAAAGGGCCCTGGTCACCGGCGGCGCCGGGTTCCTGGGCTCCCACCTGTGCGAGCGGCTGGTCGACGCGGGGATCGAGGTCGACTGCGTGGACGACCTGTCGTCCGGAGACGCCGGCAACATCCGCCACCTGGCCGGACGTCCGGGATTCCGGTTCCTGCGGCAGGACGTGAGCGCCCCCGGCCGGCCCGAGGCGCTGCCCGGCCCCTACGACCTGGTGCTGCACTTCGCGGGCCCCGCCTCGCCCGCGGACTGCCTCGACCGCCGGCTGGCCGCCCTGGACGCCGCCGGGCCCGGCACCCGCAACGCCCTCGCCGTAGCCGAACGGGACGGGGCCCGCTTCCTGCTCGGCTCCACCTGCCACGTCTACGGCGATCCCGCGACACATCCGCTGCGCGAGGACTGCTGGGGCCATGTCGACCCGGTCGGGCCGCGCAGCGCGCACGCCGAGGGGAAGCGGTTCGCCGAGGCCCTGACCACCGCCGGCGCGACGGCCCACGGCACCGACGCCGGGATCGTCCGCGTGTTCGACACCTATGGTCCGCGGATGCGGGCGGACGGCCGCCAGGCCCTGCCCACCTTCATCCGGCAGGCGCTCGCCGGAGCGCCCGTCACCATCGAGGGCGACGGCAGCCAGACCCGGGTCCTCGGCTACGTCGACGACATCGTCGAGGGCGTGCTGCGGGTGGCCGCCAGCCGGGCCGTACGGCCCGTGAACATCGGGGGCGACGACGAGGCCACCGTCGAGGAGATCGCCCGCCGGGTGATCCGCCTGACCGGCTCCCCCTCACGCCTGGTGTACCGCCCCGGACGCGCGCACGACCCCGCCCGGCGCCGCCCCGACACCACCTTCGCCCGGGAGGTGTACGGCTGGTCGCCGGCGATCCCGTGGGAGGAGGGGTTCAAGCGGACCATCGCCCACTTCGCCGAGCGGGCCGGACCCGGTGCCCGGCAGCAGGAGTGGCTGTGA